From Jeotgalibaca dankookensis, one genomic window encodes:
- a CDS encoding ribosomal-processing cysteine protease Prp, whose product MIIAKFIENSKGLIYSFEITGHAGYAEAGEDIVCAAVSVLAIETVNSIDKMADHQMFVEEADNDGGYLFAQIKPNLSENQAQVTQILLKHLYLSLQDVATTYPDYVTIETI is encoded by the coding sequence ATGATCATTGCAAAATTCATAGAAAATTCAAAGGGTCTGATTTACTCCTTTGAAATTACCGGACACGCAGGTTACGCTGAAGCGGGTGAGGACATTGTTTGTGCTGCCGTTTCTGTTTTAGCAATTGAAACAGTAAACAGCATCGACAAAATGGCGGATCATCAAATGTTTGTTGAAGAAGCAGATAATGATGGTGGTTATCTGTTTGCACAGATTAAACCTAACCTTTCAGAGAATCAAGCACAGGTGACACAAATTTTGCTCAAACATTTATATTTATCTCTTCAGGATGTTGCAACGACTTATCCTGATTATGTAACCATTGAGACTATCTAA
- a CDS encoding MFS transporter: MDKNRILVQRAAIIGSGTDDLTNMFLSLSLSSIIIDLGITNVQAGSISTITNFGMLLGGLVFGYLADKYGTLKLFKTTLILFALATASMYFATSMTTIYILRFLAGIGTGGEYGIAISLLAKVTPSSKMGKMSAYNGVAGMVGNILAALLASIILPTLGWNFLFLLGLLPLLIVAWVHFNVKDDVLNQTEHSVKAIKPSYKELFKTPKLARQTFALMFMAIVQISGYFGLMNWLPQIMQQSLGLTVSGSSLWMIATIVGMSVGMIFFGRTLDAFGPRLAYSIFLIASASAVFLFTLVTNEFAMLIGGALVGFFVNGMFAGYGAIVSKLYPKHVHSMANNLIINVGRAVGGFSSIIIGFLMDFGNITTVMIFLSCSYLASFLVMMTIKEFSKQRYQYAVINIEI; encoded by the coding sequence ATGGATAAAAATAGAATACTTGTGCAACGTGCTGCAATAATAGGGTCAGGAACAGATGATTTAACAAACATGTTTCTGTCTCTTTCTTTGTCTTCAATTATAATTGATTTAGGAATTACCAACGTTCAAGCGGGATCCATTTCAACAATCACGAATTTTGGTATGTTGCTTGGTGGATTGGTATTTGGTTATTTGGCAGATAAATACGGGACCCTCAAGCTATTTAAAACGACTTTAATATTATTTGCATTAGCAACGGCTAGTATGTATTTTGCTACCAGTATGACCACAATTTACATACTACGTTTCTTGGCAGGAATTGGTACAGGTGGAGAGTACGGAATTGCTATTAGTCTCTTAGCTAAAGTCACTCCGTCTTCTAAAATGGGCAAAATGTCTGCTTATAATGGTGTCGCTGGAATGGTTGGGAATATTTTAGCAGCATTGTTAGCAAGTATTATTTTACCGACATTAGGCTGGAATTTTCTTTTCCTACTGGGTTTATTACCCTTATTGATTGTTGCTTGGGTACACTTCAATGTAAAGGATGATGTTCTTAATCAAACCGAGCATTCGGTTAAAGCAATTAAGCCCTCTTATAAAGAACTTTTTAAAACACCAAAACTCGCGCGTCAGACTTTTGCGCTTATGTTTATGGCGATTGTGCAAATTAGTGGCTACTTTGGGTTGATGAATTGGTTGCCACAAATCATGCAACAAAGTCTTGGGTTAACCGTGTCGGGAAGTTCTTTATGGATGATTGCGACTATAGTTGGGATGTCCGTTGGGATGATTTTTTTTGGGAGAACATTGGATGCTTTTGGCCCAAGATTAGCCTATAGTATATTTTTAATTGCTTCGGCCTCAGCCGTCTTTTTATTCACTCTAGTGACGAATGAATTTGCAATGTTAATCGGTGGCGCTTTGGTTGGCTTTTTTGTAAACGGAATGTTTGCTGGCTATGGAGCAATCGTTAGTAAATTATATCCCAAACACGTCCATTCAATGGCAAATAATCTTATTATAAATGTAGGACGAGCAGTGGGAGGGTTTTCCTCAATTATTATTGGCTTCCTAATGGATTTTGGGAATATCACCACAGTGATGATCTTTTTATCATGTAGTTATCTGGCAAGTTTTCTAGTTATGATGACGATTAAAGAATTTTCAAAACAACGGTACCAGTATGCGGTGATTAATATTGAGATTTAG
- the rplU gene encoding 50S ribosomal protein L21, with translation MYAIIKTGGKQLKVEVGQPIYIEKLNVDAGEQVTFEEVVFVGGEDTKIGAPLVEGATVVGTVEKQGREKKVTTYRYMRRKDSHRKQGHRQPYTKVMIEAINA, from the coding sequence ATGTACGCAATTATAAAAACAGGTGGAAAACAATTAAAAGTTGAAGTTGGACAACCAATCTACATTGAAAAATTGAATGTTGATGCTGGAGAACAAGTAACTTTTGAAGAAGTTGTTTTTGTTGGTGGAGAAGACACTAAAATCGGTGCTCCTTTAGTAGAAGGCGCAACTGTTGTCGGAACTGTTGAAAAACAAGGCCGCGAGAAAAAAGTGACAACTTACAGATATATGAGAAGAAAAGATTCTCACCGTAAACAAGGTCATCGTCAACCTTATACTAAGGTTATGATCGAAGCAATTAACGCATAA